In Hemicordylus capensis ecotype Gifberg chromosome 3, rHemCap1.1.pri, whole genome shotgun sequence, one DNA window encodes the following:
- the GHSR gene encoding growth hormone secretagogue receptor type 1, translated as MYNASRWQPGFVMDYENETWPDEPLHLFPVPLLAAVTVTCVLLFVVGILGNLMTMLVVSRFHDMRTTTNLYLSSMAFSDLLIFLCMPLDLFRLWQYRPWNFGDLLCKLFQFVSECCTYSTILNITALSVERYFAVCFPLRAKVVITKGKVRLVILVLWAVSFVSAGPIFVLVGVEHENGTNPWDTNECRATEYAIQSGLLTIMVWTSSIFFFLPVFCLTVLYSLIVRKLWRRKRKEIGPKTSVRDKYNRQTVKMLAVVVFAFILCWLPFHIGRYLFSKSFEAGSLEIAVISQYCNLVSFVLFYLSAAINPILYNIMSKKYRKAAYRFFGIKPTRKKRLSVNKEGGSHTWTESSIRAT; from the exons ATGTACAACGCAAGCCGCTGGCAGCCCGGGTTTGTCATGGATTACGAAAACGAGACATGGCCGGACGAGCCCTTGCACCTCTTCCCTGTGCCGCTGCTCGCTGCCGTCACGGTCACATGCGTGCTCCTCTTTGTGGTCGGGATCCTAGGCAACCTGATGACCATGCTGGTGGTCTCCAGGTTCCACGACATGAGGACCACCACCAACCTGTACCTTTCCAGCATGGCTTTCTCGGACCTGCTGATCTTTCTCTGCATGCCCCTGGATCTCTTCCGCCTCTGGCAGTACCGGCCTTGGAATTTTGGGGACCTTCTCTGCAAGCTCTTCCAGTTTGTCAGCGAGTGCTGCACGTATTCCACCATcctcaacatcaccgccttgagCGTGGAGAGGTATTTTGCCGTCTGCTTTCCACTCCGGGCCAAGGTGGTGATCACCAAAGGCAAAGTCCGGCTAGTCATCTTGGTGCTCTGGGCAGTGTCTTTTGTTAGCGCTGGGCCCATCTTTGTCTTGGTTGGGGTTGAGCATGAGAATGGGACAAACCCCTGGGACACCAATGAATGCAGGGCCACGGAGTACGCCATCCAGTCCGGGCTGCTGACCATTATGGTGTGGACGTCTAGCATCTTTTTTTTCCTCCCTGTCTTTTGCTTGACTGTGCTCTACAGCCTCATTGTCAGGAAActctggaggagaaagagaaaggagataGGGCCAAAGACCTCCGTCAGGGACAAGTACAACAGGCAAACTGTGAAAATGTTAG CGGTGGTGGTCTTTGCTTTCATCCTCTGCTGGTTGCCTTTCCACATTGGACGTTACCTGTTTTCCAAATCTTTTGAGGCCGGATCTTTGGAAATAGCCGTCATCAGCCAATACTGCAATCTAGTATCCTTCGTCCTCTTCTACCTAAGTGCTGCCATCAACCCAATCCTGTACAACATCATGTCAAAGAAATATCGGAAAGCAGCTTACAGATTCTTTGGGATCAAGCCCACCAGGAAAAAGAGGCTCTCAGTGAATAAGGAGGGTGGATCTCACACTTGGACAGAGTCCAGCATCAGAGCAACATGA